ATCGTACATTGCGAGCTCAAGTTCGAATGGTTTTTCAGATGCCGTTTGTCCAAGTCTGGCAACCCTCAGTTGTGTTTCAAATTTCACCGTTTCGTTATGTCTTAAGCGCAGACCTTCGATGTATGTTACGGCATGCCCATTCTTCTTAAGAACGATATTGAAATCTGTCGTTGTGGAGAGAGTAATATTGTTGAAGGTAGCCTTACCTGTTGAATCCGTAGTTTCAGTTGCAACTGTGCTATTTCCTGCTCTGAGTTCAACTGTTGCACCAGCTACAGCAGCACCAGATTTGTAATCTGTAACGTACACAACGAGACTACCTGTTCCTTCGTATGGTGCACTAACCTTGAATGTAAGGTTAGCGGTTCCTCCTTTACCATCGGAAACCTGAATTGTTACCGTTTGCGGTACAACGACCTTGTTTACCGGGAACCAATAGTACTTGTTTCCAATAACGTATCCGGGCCCACCTGTTATAGCGAATGTTAAACTATCACCATCTGGATCATACACGTAATCTGATAGGTTAATTGATAACATCTTTCCAACAGTTGAAAGTTGATTTGGTACGGGTAAAACAAGAGGATTTCTATTAGTTGATGGGACTGGTAAAACGGAGACATTCAAGTAAGCGTATGTAAAGGCCCCTTTGGAGTCTGTAGCTTTCAAGAGGAATATGTAGAGCCCCTCTGAGAAAGTAGATGTATCCCATTTTAAAGCAGCGTATTCTATGTTTGCACCTTTTGGTCCGCTTTCAATCGTTATGGTTATTTCATCTCCATCCGGATCACTAACTTTGTCTGTAAGGTCATAGTTAAGAAGCTGACCTTTTGTTATACTGACACCTTCTTCTGGAAGACTCCACACTGGTGCACTGTTTGGTGTTGGGTTAACCACAACTACCAAAGTAGCAAACGCTTCTCCACCTTTTCCATTAGTAGCCTTTAATATAAAAACATATGTTCCCGCTGACGTGGGAGTGAACGTAAAGACGCTGTTCGTTATAGTTGCACCGTGTGTTTCACCCTCAATCGTTATCGTTACTGGGTAACCCCTTGGGTCGGTTACTTCTGACGACAAATCAAAAGTAAATTCTTGACCAACAGTGGCCGTTTTAGTATAGCTGGTCTGCTTCCACACAGGTGGTGTGGGCTGACAACCAGAGAGTATCAAAAAAACCGTGAGCAAAAGAAACGCAGAAAACACTACCGTCTTCTTCACCCTAATCCCCCCTCTATATGAGATGTAGTATTACAGGAATTTCGAAAATCGAGGAATTACTTAGATTCATGGTATTAATATTATACCATTTTTCTTGACGAAAAAGTCAAATTATTAAGCTAATTCCACAACTATGCAACCTTTTATTTTACATTATATGGAATCAGAACGGTATTCACAGAAATTCCCATAGGTACAAGCTTTTTTCACTATTCATTAAGATTTCCGACACTGGTAGAATTGGAGACTTATTATTTTCATTATAGCCAAGAACTTTTCAAACACTTCAGATGCCCACCTTCGGATTAGTTAACCCTTGCGATGCGTCTTTAAAGTTTCTCTTCATGCAGTAGACGGATTTCACTCAATGTACTTCTGAACCATTCTTGGCATCGATTTTTCAATCACTGAACTCGGAACAAAATCCTTGTACAATAAAAAAAACCGATGGGGGATTACCCCACCGGTTTGTTTTTGGCAGAAGTTATGCCTTAGTTCTTTCCAAAAACTGTCCACCAAGCAAATGGTAAATCAAAGTACATGTAACCAAAGTAAGAACCTAATTCATCAAGAACAAGTCCTTCACTTTCACCTTCTGGTATTTGTACAAACACTGGTATCTCGTGTCCGTTGATCGTTGCTGTACCTTCAAGTGTTATGTCAGTACTTGCAGGAGTGCTCAGGGCAACAGAAAGCAGGAGTTGGCCTGAGTTTTCGCTGAGAGTCTTTTTGTTAGTGTTGTAAGGTAATTCGAACACTTCCTCTGTTAAGAGGTTTTCAACAACAATCGATGCGCCACTAAGCGGTGTTTTAAATTGTAACGTGAAGGTGGATTCGAATTTGTACGTTTTTGTTGCGTCCGCTGTCAGGTTGATTGTATCGTTTGTCTGCCTTTCTTCCTGCATTCGGAGTGCTGTATAGTAAGCCATAAATCCTTCTGGCGCCTCACATCTTTCGTAACTATCTGGTCCGCCGATGATTACTTCGTATTCTCCTGCGTCGATTGCTGGGAAGTGTGCGACACCGTTTGCGTCAGTCTTTGCGTAGTATGCGAAGTATTTCCCGACGATATTCTTCTTGAGTGTTACAAATACAGATGGAACTGTCCAGCTTCCGTATGCATCGGTCACGACTATGTCAAGTGTTGCTCCACCGGCTGTTGGAAGCGTTCCAGAAAGTGCACGCTTTGCGTTAACAAGACCGTATCCTGAGTAGTGGTCAAAGCCAGGTTCGTCAACATCTATGGCTGTTTGCTCAATGAGCTTTCTTACCTGCCACGGTTTTGCGTTAGGATACTTTTGCAAAATCAAAGCGACAACGCCGGTTACGTGTGGTGCAGCCATGGATGTTCCACCGTAATAGTCGTAAGTTCCTCCGTTCAGTTCAGAAATTACGCTTTCACCCTCGTATCCTAAGCTCTCTGGAAGAGGGACTGTCGAGAGAATGTTCACACCAGGTGCACCAATGACAACAGAATCTGCCTTTGTTGAGAAACCTGTTGTTTTGATATTCCCACCATTGTACTCAAGTGCAGCAACTCTTATAACCCCTGGATATCCTGCAGGATATTTGTGCTGAACTTTTGAGTAATCGTTACCTGATGAAACAACCATAACAACTCCATGGTCCATTGCATAATCGAATGCAGCTTTCATCGTGTGGCTATATCCAGAGCCACCCCATGAATTGTTCATTACTTTTGCTCCATGCTCAACCGCCCAAACAACACCTGCTGCGACAAAATCATCACCAACGTAGCCGTTTCCACCAACAAGTGCTGGATCATCAAAAATCACTATCGGCATTATCTTTGCACCCGGTGCAACACCGACGATGCCTTTACCGTCTTTCTTAGCAGCGATGGTACCTGCTACGTGCGTACCGTGTGCACCGCCGAACGAGGAATCTGTTCCAGCAGGAAGTTCTTCATCAAAAGCTGGTCTGTAGCCGCCAATAACTTGCCCTTGCAGGTCTGGATGCGTTCCATCAACACCACTGTCGACAACGGCTACAATTACACCAGTACCTGATGCCTCAGCCCAAACTTCCGTTGCACTGACAGCCTCAACACCCCAAAGTAGTGGGCTAAACTCTTCCGTTCCTCTTGGAGAAGCACTGCTCAACCTCGGCTCGAATTTCTGCAACTCTGTGTCCCTTTTAACTGGAAGTGGTTCTATAAGTTCTCTCTTGTAGCTCGGCTCAACGTATCTTATACCTTTTATCTTAGCTTGTTTTATCTTAGC
The DNA window shown above is from Fervidobacterium changbaicum and carries:
- a CDS encoding carboxypeptidase-like regulatory domain-containing protein, with translation MKKTVVFSAFLLLTVFLILSGCQPTPPVWKQTSYTKTATVGQEFTFDLSSEVTDPRGYPVTITIEGETHGATITNSVFTFTPTSAGTYVFILKATNGKGGEAFATLVVVVNPTPNSAPVWSLPEEGVSITKGQLLNYDLTDKVSDPDGDEITITIESGPKGANIEYAALKWDTSTFSEGLYIFLLKATDSKGAFTYAYLNVSVLPVPSTNRNPLVLPVPNQLSTVGKMLSINLSDYVYDPDGDSLTFAITGGPGYVIGNKYYWFPVNKVVVPQTVTIQVSDGKGGTANLTFKVSAPYEGTGSLVVYVTDYKSGAAVAGATVELRAGNSTVATETTDSTGKATFNNITLSTTTDFNIVLKKNGHAVTYIEGLRLRHNETVKFETQLRVARLGQTASEKPFELELAMYDGNDNELTPDSNLTTDTIKVVGRAISKEYALNLWYLKVGGVPGTGVFTNPRAIGYTGSISAVQSAKEFEGMTPILIDIYDQNDNRYEKVVYVNVIRQPVSGIVPYIVEKYTAGAQTGYNIIAYTRNQAVEFYRKGISPAAAGRGQNLYIEVRWRPWYEDSGTTRPKAYRIYRSFDNITYEPIATVPYTTYYYRDYSAELEPLKKVYYAVSSVYEGFETPYTVIGDVIPLPMFDVIYHSPVNGSTNVSRDPTFKWTFSGVPSTAEGTVQYLWDIWLYDEVVNDYCYYSLGTDPTSGSYSIFGTSSTNPTVQLKFSNYTSGTYRWIDFAAKKWYPYNKLQANKVYEWGNELLIAMVQDTNDGSVAYAIKVDANGFVDPFGAAAEIYHRFVTGEN
- a CDS encoding S8 family serine peptidase, which codes for MRKISSALLVFAITVVLLFVFACSPQMNNNANKAPNASKVNSPILFGELIPGEYTEGKILVGYESRESALEIVKLLNGKIVVDLPQIKMISIKFNGTVADAYAKIKQAKIKGIRYVEPSYKRELIEPLPVKRDTELQKFEPRLSSASPRGTEEFSPLLWGVEAVSATEVWAEASGTGVIVAVVDSGVDGTHPDLQGQVIGGYRPAFDEELPAGTDSSFGGAHGTHVAGTIAAKKDGKGIVGVAPGAKIMPIVIFDDPALVGGNGYVGDDFVAAGVVWAVEHGAKVMNNSWGGSGYSHTMKAAFDYAMDHGVVMVVSSGNDYSKVQHKYPAGYPGVIRVAALEYNGGNIKTTGFSTKADSVVIGAPGVNILSTVPLPESLGYEGESVISELNGGTYDYYGGTSMAAPHVTGVVALILQKYPNAKPWQVRKLIEQTAIDVDEPGFDHYSGYGLVNAKRALSGTLPTAGGATLDIVVTDAYGSWTVPSVFVTLKKNIVGKYFAYYAKTDANGVAHFPAIDAGEYEVIIGGPDSYERCEAPEGFMAYYTALRMQEERQTNDTINLTADATKTYKFESTFTLQFKTPLSGASIVVENLLTEEVFELPYNTNKKTLSENSGQLLLSVALSTPASTDITLEGTATINGHEIPVFVQIPEGESEGLVLDELGSYFGYMYFDLPFAWWTVFGKN